One segment of Phragmites australis chromosome 13, lpPhrAust1.1, whole genome shotgun sequence DNA contains the following:
- the LOC133888211 gene encoding actin-related protein 2/3 complex subunit 2B-like isoform X2, with amino-acid sequence MLSGDSAKVMAFFSSGSRALVEILTRMQSAERPMPVDHTFFEFGSIRYHVEASASDPDNAYLSISTPSLSHEASPSSSGLPEFTLQETRKMYQKFAEIIEPPKEGYVLTLKLNFSGLTRPKDRIKAINQISVLQSVVLSSQLKGMLVSLGASGTMKLVYNQREPFFVSKTPAGKINAVFPMRFRDDTDLAIATSFFQELQDLGNSFAKAPKCSWSPIPPPELRGEYVRHLTTNGGFVSFGVFSRHVRGKRAAKTAWILLNFQSYVKYHIKCTRSSIQSRMRERLETLTEAIQNARLRGTDDKRKLQGDEVEEEDEEEQPPTCFRCVPY; translated from the exons ATGCTGAGCGGTGACAGTGCCAAAGTCATGGCGTTCTTCAGCAGCGGATCGCGAGCGCTGGTAGAAATCCTGACGAGAATGCAGAG TGCTGAAAGACCAATGCCTGTTGATCACACCTTCTTCGAGTTCGGATCAATTCGATATCATGTAGAG GCTTCAGCATCAGATCCTGATAACGCATACTTGTCGATATCAACACCATCTCTATCCCACGAAGCCTCGCCCTCTTCGAGCGGCTTGCCTGAATTCACACTACAGGAGACGAGGAAGATGTACCAGAAGTTCGCCGAGATTATCGAGCCGCCAAAGGAAGGATATGTCCTGACACTGAAACTCAACTTCTCCGGCCTTACTCGACCAAAAG ATCGCATCAAGGCTATCAACCAGATATCGGTGCTGCAATCCGTCGTCCTCAGCTCGCAGCTCAAGGGCATGCTAGTGAGCCTCGGCGCGTCCGGCACGATGAAGCTCGTGTACAACCAAAGGGAGCCGTTCTTTGTCAGCAAGACG CCGGCAGGAAAGATAAACGCCGTCTTCCCCATGCGTTTCAGGGACGACACGGACCTGGCTATCGCGACCTCCTTCTTCCAG GAGCTGCAGGACCTCGGGAACTCGTTCGCGAAGGCGCCCAAGTGCAGCTGGTCGCCGATCCCGCCGCCGGAGCTGCGAGGGGAGTACGTGCGCCACCTCACCACCAACGGCGGCTTCGTGTCGTTCG GAGTCTTCTCGCGGCACGTCAGGGGGAAGCGGGCGGCCAAGACCGCGTGGATCCTGCTCAACTTCCAGTCCTACGTCAAGTATCACATCAAG TGCACCCGGAGCTCCATCCAGAGCAGGATGAGGGAGCGGCTGGAGACCCTGACCGAG GCGATCCAAAATGCAAGGCTACGAGGTA
- the LOC133888211 gene encoding actin-related protein 2/3 complex subunit 2B-like isoform X3, whose translation MLSGDSAKVMAFFSSGSRALVEILTRMQSAERPMPVDHTFFEFGSIRYHVEASASDPDNAYLSISTPSLSHEASPSSSGLPEFTLQETRKMYQKFAEIIEPPKEGYVLTLKLNFSGLTRPKDRIKAINQISVLQSVVLSSQLKGMLVSLGASGTMKLVYNQREPFFVSKTPAGKINAVFPMRFRDDTDLAIATSFFQELQDLGNSFAKAPKCSWSPIPPPELRGEYVRHLTTNGGFVSFGVFSRHVRGKRAAKTAWILLNFQSYVKYHIKCTRSSIQSRMRERLETLTEAIQNARLRGTDDKRKLQDTTRRR comes from the exons ATGCTGAGCGGTGACAGTGCCAAAGTCATGGCGTTCTTCAGCAGCGGATCGCGAGCGCTGGTAGAAATCCTGACGAGAATGCAGAG TGCTGAAAGACCAATGCCTGTTGATCACACCTTCTTCGAGTTCGGATCAATTCGATATCATGTAGAG GCTTCAGCATCAGATCCTGATAACGCATACTTGTCGATATCAACACCATCTCTATCCCACGAAGCCTCGCCCTCTTCGAGCGGCTTGCCTGAATTCACACTACAGGAGACGAGGAAGATGTACCAGAAGTTCGCCGAGATTATCGAGCCGCCAAAGGAAGGATATGTCCTGACACTGAAACTCAACTTCTCCGGCCTTACTCGACCAAAAG ATCGCATCAAGGCTATCAACCAGATATCGGTGCTGCAATCCGTCGTCCTCAGCTCGCAGCTCAAGGGCATGCTAGTGAGCCTCGGCGCGTCCGGCACGATGAAGCTCGTGTACAACCAAAGGGAGCCGTTCTTTGTCAGCAAGACG CCGGCAGGAAAGATAAACGCCGTCTTCCCCATGCGTTTCAGGGACGACACGGACCTGGCTATCGCGACCTCCTTCTTCCAG GAGCTGCAGGACCTCGGGAACTCGTTCGCGAAGGCGCCCAAGTGCAGCTGGTCGCCGATCCCGCCGCCGGAGCTGCGAGGGGAGTACGTGCGCCACCTCACCACCAACGGCGGCTTCGTGTCGTTCG GAGTCTTCTCGCGGCACGTCAGGGGGAAGCGGGCGGCCAAGACCGCGTGGATCCTGCTCAACTTCCAGTCCTACGTCAAGTATCACATCAAG TGCACCCGGAGCTCCATCCAGAGCAGGATGAGGGAGCGGCTGGAGACCCTGACCGAG GCGATCCAAAATGCAAGGCTACGAGGTA